Genomic segment of Candidatus Krumholzibacteriia bacterium:
CCCGCGCGCGCCTGGCCCTGGCGGACGTTTACATGGACCTGGAGCAGTTCGAGGAGGCGCGCCGTGTCATCATGGAGGTGGTGGCCTACGCCCCCGACAACTCGCTGGGGACGTACTACGCCGCGTACATCCACGCGCGCCTGGGCCGGTTCGAGGAGGCAAAGGCGTTCCTGACCGTTCTGTTTTCGCACGAGCGCGACCCCGACCTCCTGGAAAAGGCGCGCCTGCTGGAGGCATACATGGACCAGGGGCTCCCGCTGGAACCCGGCGCACCCGACCGGCAATAAAAAACGGCCGCGGCGAATCAACGCCGCGGCCGCTCGAAATGGTGGGGGCTACTGGATTTGAACCAGTGACTCCTACCGTGTGAAGATAGTACTCTAGCCTCTGAGTTAAGCCCCCGTTTCGTAGTTCCGCACGATTATCGCCGCGTCGCGGTCCCGTTTCAAGCGGTTTTGCAGTTCCTCCCCGAGTGCCCGCTGGCGGAGCATGGAGTCCACCCGGTCGCGCACGTTGTCATACGTGGCCGGGACGGCCTTCTTGTGGTCGAGGCACTGGATGACGTGGTAGCCAAACTGGGTCTCCACCACGCCGCTGATCTCGCCCTTCTTCAGTGAGAAGGCGACATCGGAAAACGGCTTCACCATCATTTCGCGCGGGAAGTAGCCGAGGTCGCCGCCGTTGCGCGCCGCCCCGTCCTGCGAGTATTGCCGGGCAAGCGCCGCGAAGTCCTCGCCGGCCCTGGCGCGCTTCTGGATGCCGGTGATCTGCTGCAGCCGCTCCTCGCGGATCTCCGGCGTGTCCTCGGGTTTGAACATCAGGATGATGTGGCGCGCATGGACGCTGTCAACCGAGGCAAACGATTCCTGGTTCTGGTCGAAGAAGGCGCGACTGTCGGCTTCCGTGACCTCGATGGACGGTTCCACGTGTTTCTGGACGAACTCGCGAATGACCATGTCGCGATGGAATGAACGCGTTATGTCATCACGCTTCAGGCCGATGTCGGACAGCATTTTGCCCACCCGCTCCTCGCCGCCGAACTGCATGACGAACTGCGCCACCATCTTCTCCACCAGCGTGTCCGCCACGACGACGCCGGACGCGCGCGCCTCCTGGAAGAACACGAAGCGGTCGATCATCTGGTCGAGTACGCGCTCGTTGAACTCCGCATTGTGCACCGAATCCGGCGACGCGGCGGTGGTGGTGTAGGCGAGGAAAGTGATGTCCCCGCCGAGAATGGGATCGTTGTTGACGGTGACGACGACTTCGTCGCTCACCAGCGAATCGGGAAACGCAATCGCGGCATTGTTTTTGTTCTTGGAACAGGCAAGCGACAGCACTCCCGCGGCCGCGATCACGACCGCAATTCTCAGGTATTTCATGATGGTTGGGTACCTTTCGGGTTGAGCGGGGACTATAGCAGAGGCGGGGCAACCGGGGCAATGGGCTCGGGAAGGCCCCCGGGAACGCGCGCGCGGCGCCGGTCCGACCCGGTCAGATTTCTTTCGTGTCCGGCTTCCTGGACTTCTTGAGGATCGCTTTGAGGGCCTTGCCGTGGTCGAGGTGCTCGAGCAACAGCGCCACTTCCTCGCCGTCGATCGCGATGCCGTGGCAGTCGCGGCAGACTTCATAACGGATGCCCAGCGTCTCCTGGATGAACATGTCGCCGCCGCACTTCGGGCACAGCATCCAGTAGTGCACCCACAGCATTTTCGCCCGCCGCTTCGCGCGCTTCTTGTCGAGGCGCGCGCGGGTTTGCGCGAACGATGGCCTGGCCGCGCGATGGCGGGCCGGTTTGCGTTTTCGCGAAGTGGTGGTGGTGCGCTTGCCGGGCATGGTAATGTGGGGCATTCTGGCACCACGCCACGCCAGTGTCAACGGATGGCAGCAAAACCAACCCAGCGTTCACCCCGTATTCCGCGCCAGCTCGCCGCGATGCAGCGGGCCGTTGGCGGGGGGTCGCTGCCGTCGGTTTCCGAACTGGCGCGGCGCGACCGCGATCCGTTTCGCATCCTCATTTCCACCATCATCAGTCTGCGCACCAAGGACGAGGTGACCGAGGCGGCGTCGGACAGGCTGTTCGCCCTGGCCAGGACGCCGCGTATACTCTCCCGTCTGGACCTGCGCAAGATCGAGCGTGCCATCTACCCGGCGGGCTTCTACCGCACCAAGGCACGTACCGTGCGCGAGGTCGCCC
This window contains:
- a CDS encoding zf-TFIIB domain-containing protein; amino-acid sequence: MPGKRTTTTSRKRKPARHRAARPSFAQTRARLDKKRAKRRAKMLWVHYWMLCPKCGGDMFIQETLGIRYEVCRDCHGIAIDGEEVALLLEHLDHGKALKAILKKSRKPDTKEI
- a CDS encoding peptidylprolyl isomerase, which codes for MKYLRIAVVIAAAGVLSLACSKNKNNAAIAFPDSLVSDEVVVTVNNDPILGGDITFLAYTTTAASPDSVHNAEFNERVLDQMIDRFVFFQEARASGVVVADTLVEKMVAQFVMQFGGEERVGKMLSDIGLKRDDITRSFHRDMVIREFVQKHVEPSIEVTEADSRAFFDQNQESFASVDSVHARHIILMFKPEDTPEIREERLQQITGIQKRARAGEDFAALARQYSQDGAARNGGDLGYFPREMMVKPFSDVAFSLKKGEISGVVETQFGYHVIQCLDHKKAVPATYDNVRDRVDSMLRQRALGEELQNRLKRDRDAAIIVRNYETGA